In Schaalia sp. JY-X169, the following are encoded in one genomic region:
- a CDS encoding exonuclease domain-containing protein translates to MRNRYPASSKWVAPAAVLATPSFVAVDFETANTSRVSACQIAMVRIERGRIVDRFATLLAPPPGFNMFQFTYLHGISAQDVYYSPSWAEVSQQVTQFSGASPVFAHNASFDAGVWKALDDFYACSTLPHDFYCSYRTAKGLVPGLENYKLPTVTQALVPGYQLDHHRAESDAEACGLIVAALARI, encoded by the coding sequence ATGCGTAATCGTTATCCCGCGTCTTCCAAGTGGGTTGCTCCCGCCGCCGTCCTCGCCACGCCCTCGTTTGTGGCCGTCGATTTTGAAACTGCCAACACCAGTCGAGTATCGGCATGCCAGATTGCCATGGTGCGCATTGAGCGAGGGCGGATTGTGGATCGTTTCGCAACGCTTCTTGCACCCCCACCCGGGTTCAACATGTTCCAGTTCACCTACCTCCATGGGATCAGCGCGCAGGATGTCTACTATTCGCCCTCGTGGGCGGAAGTTTCGCAGCAGGTTACCCAGTTCAGCGGGGCCTCCCCGGTTTTTGCGCACAATGCGTCCTTTGATGCTGGAGTGTGGAAGGCGTTGGACGACTTCTACGCTTGCTCGACTCTGCCGCATGACTTCTACTGCTCATACCGCACCGCGAAAGGCCTGGTGCCGGGCCTTGAGAACTACAAGCTACCGACCGTTACCCAGGCTCTGGTTCCCGGCTACCAACTTGACCACCACCGCGCCGAATCTGACGCGGAGGCGTGCGGGCTGATCGTGGCGGCGTTGGCCAGGATCTAG
- a CDS encoding DUF4342 domain-containing protein — protein sequence MSEKDGNTFSETFTVATENLADKIKELVEQGNARRVIVRNKKGKELVNVPLTGSAIAGGAFVLAAPLVSAIGVIAALASSVQVEVIRDEPTTPSGATEETIAIQLTPYAENND from the coding sequence ATGTCCGAAAAAGACGGAAACACCTTCTCAGAGACCTTTACCGTTGCCACCGAGAACCTGGCAGACAAGATCAAGGAGCTTGTTGAGCAGGGCAACGCCCGCAGGGTCATTGTCCGCAATAAGAAGGGCAAGGAACTTGTCAACGTTCCACTCACCGGGAGTGCCATTGCCGGGGGCGCATTCGTCCTCGCAGCTCCCCTTGTTAGCGCAATCGGGGTCATCGCAGCCCTAGCCTCATCGGTGCAGGTGGAAGTGATCCGCGATGAGCCGACAACGCCTTCGGGAGCCACCGAAGAGACCATTGCGATCCAGTTGACCCCGTACGCCGAAAACAACGACTAG
- a CDS encoding DUF6325 family protein, which translates to MASEEFSGPVDYLVFAFDQGADIGLGLQALLDRVDQGIIEVLDIELISKDSAGHPSKSQFADLLDVTGFDLGLLEGVDSGILDAEDMDTIVADLQDGQFAVAIVYEDRSLATAAEAWVRAGGAEVFSGGVAISDLDHALEEKS; encoded by the coding sequence ATGGCCTCAGAAGAATTCTCAGGACCAGTCGACTACCTTGTGTTCGCATTTGACCAAGGCGCCGATATAGGTCTGGGTCTGCAAGCTCTGCTCGATCGCGTTGACCAAGGCATTATTGAGGTCCTTGATATTGAGCTCATCAGCAAGGATAGTGCGGGCCATCCCTCAAAGAGTCAGTTCGCGGATCTGTTGGACGTGACAGGTTTTGACCTTGGTCTCCTCGAAGGGGTCGACTCAGGAATCCTCGACGCTGAAGACATGGACACGATCGTCGCAGACTTACAAGATGGACAATTCGCGGTGGCGATTGTCTACGAAGATCGTTCGCTTGCAACCGCAGCCGAGGCATGGGTGCGGGCCGGAGGGGCTGAAGTCTTCTCTGGCGGAGTTGCCATTTCCGACCTCGACCACGCACTAGAAGAAAAGAGCTAG
- a CDS encoding SHOCT domain-containing protein, protein MSLLRTAARAHVATRVIGSTHRRQQQRWAAQDAAIAGVNQPVKAQSAPPPASPMLDQLAQLGALRDAGVLTPAEFEMQKQRILAGG, encoded by the coding sequence ATGAGCTTGCTACGCACAGCCGCCAGGGCTCACGTTGCAACCAGGGTAATCGGCAGCACTCACCGCCGCCAGCAGCAGCGCTGGGCGGCCCAAGATGCCGCAATAGCCGGAGTAAACCAGCCTGTCAAAGCTCAGAGCGCGCCGCCTCCTGCGTCACCGATGCTCGATCAGCTGGCACAGCTCGGGGCGCTCCGGGACGCAGGTGTCCTCACCCCGGCAGAGTTCGAGATGCAGAAACAGCGGATCCTCGCAGGAGGCTAA
- a CDS encoding N-acetyltransferase → MIRPYEAADWDGVGRVCVQTGDSGDDATGIYANDDLLPAIYAYPYVVFEPDLAWVVVADSAEDDANDGDVVGYILGTSNVTAFVEWWAGDWAPKFEELLPVDDGWTGADLEVRSRGEHPENQLNEIVRKYPGEFHIDLLPEAQGHGLGRTLIAIFAAALRDRGVQRLSIGVGAANQDALAFYRHLGFEELGREVAESGEVLAYRMGAQVTDLV, encoded by the coding sequence TTGATCCGCCCCTACGAAGCTGCGGACTGGGATGGTGTCGGAAGAGTCTGCGTACAGACCGGTGATAGCGGTGACGATGCAACCGGGATTTATGCCAATGACGACTTGCTCCCCGCTATCTATGCCTACCCCTACGTGGTTTTCGAACCGGACTTGGCGTGGGTGGTTGTGGCGGATTCAGCCGAGGACGATGCCAATGACGGTGATGTTGTGGGCTATATTCTCGGCACCTCGAACGTCACCGCGTTTGTTGAGTGGTGGGCGGGGGACTGGGCTCCCAAGTTTGAGGAGCTCCTCCCAGTTGATGACGGTTGGACTGGCGCTGACCTTGAAGTGCGCAGCCGCGGTGAGCACCCCGAAAACCAACTGAATGAGATCGTGCGGAAGTACCCGGGGGAGTTCCATATTGATCTGCTCCCTGAGGCCCAGGGACACGGCCTCGGTCGCACGCTGATCGCCATTTTTGCCGCGGCACTGCGTGACCGGGGGGTGCAGCGTCTCTCCATTGGTGTTGGGGCAGCCAACCAGGACGCCCTGGCGTTTTACAGGCATCTTGGGTTTGAAGAGTTGGGACGCGAAGTTGCGGAATCTGGTGAGGTCCTCGCATACCGCATGGGTGCACAGGTAACCGACCTGGTTTGA
- a CDS encoding glycoside hydrolase family 2 TIM barrel-domain containing protein, with product MTFDLTLLSDPQVVAINRLDPHSDHRWFASLQEQRGGRSSYEQSLDGTWKFHYSRNPLGVPQGFEKLDYDTSTWDDIRVPAHIQMEGYDRNQYVNTQYPWDGQEELEVPEVPMRFNPTACYVKNFSLDRTPEPGERVTITFNGAESAIALWLNGTFVGYAEDSFTPSEFDITELLVEGENKLAAEVFKWCSASWLEDQDFFRFSGIFRDVILRTYPATHVRDIHVGVDVADDLASADIKIDADVEGEGSVVVWLGGQALDVDEDGKFVITLTNPHLWSAEDPYLYEAQVEVSNDEGVVLEYIPLKIGVRRFGIEDGLMKINGERIVFFGVNRHEFGLQGRVMTREETEADMVALKQAGLNAIRTSHYPNNSFFYELADQYGFYVMDEMNLESHGLWDKVRFGELPVETATPGDNPIWLPSLFDRAANMYERDKNHPSIVIWSCGNESFGGTDILAVSNYFRDVDSRPVHYEGVHWDPRYPETTDMYSQMYTPAADVEEFLKEHRDKPFILCEYAHAMGNSFGAVDRYMDLADRDPLYQGGFIWDFADQAILMTDRYGKQYFGYGGDSSEAPYDNEFCGNGIFFADHSPTPRMQEVKYLHQGIRGTVTPSEITITNRYNFTNTNAFDCVVTVSREGEVVEEAGLETSVAPGETKVYEVPVAIPNEPGEYTVDVSFRLRSDEPWAPAGFEVAAEKGVVEVEGAPEPIRPPAPTVVEGIHNYGVYGENFSVSFSRLYGGIQSYRYGLTGDGGRDLLKTVPVPNFWHAPTSNERGWGAPAEDGQWLLASRYAKSTWTEDNPTLEERDNLAVVTYRYALPTIPASECVVEYAVDGAGHIDVTMTLKPGEGLGDLPEFGMLFTADADLSELKWYGEGPDESYSDRRGGARLGVYEQKVADQLTPYLRPQEAGNHTGVRWAEVTDERGRGLRFDTDAPMDFSALHWSPFEIENAAHHNELPPIINTVIRPALARRGVAGDNTWGARPHEEYLIPAEEMVFKFGFVGLL from the coding sequence ACTTTCGGATCCGCAGGTAGTCGCAATCAACCGCTTAGATCCTCATTCGGACCATCGGTGGTTTGCATCCCTCCAAGAGCAGCGTGGGGGGCGAAGCAGTTACGAGCAAAGCTTGGATGGAACCTGGAAGTTCCACTACTCTCGCAACCCCCTCGGCGTTCCGCAGGGGTTTGAGAAACTCGATTACGACACCTCAACCTGGGATGACATTCGCGTTCCTGCTCACATTCAGATGGAGGGCTACGACCGCAATCAGTACGTCAACACGCAATACCCGTGGGATGGCCAGGAAGAGCTAGAGGTCCCTGAAGTTCCCATGCGGTTCAACCCCACGGCGTGCTACGTGAAGAACTTTTCTTTGGATCGCACCCCTGAGCCCGGTGAACGTGTCACCATCACCTTCAACGGCGCTGAGAGTGCGATTGCCCTGTGGCTCAACGGCACATTTGTTGGCTACGCAGAGGACAGCTTCACGCCCTCGGAGTTTGACATCACGGAACTTTTGGTCGAGGGCGAGAACAAATTGGCCGCCGAAGTATTCAAGTGGTGTTCGGCCTCGTGGTTGGAAGACCAGGATTTCTTCCGCTTCTCCGGTATCTTCCGCGACGTTATTTTGCGGACTTACCCGGCTACCCACGTGCGGGACATTCACGTCGGCGTCGACGTTGCTGACGACCTCGCTTCCGCAGATATCAAGATTGATGCGGATGTCGAGGGCGAAGGAAGCGTCGTTGTCTGGTTGGGTGGGCAGGCCCTGGATGTGGACGAGGACGGGAAGTTCGTCATTACCCTGACCAACCCCCACCTGTGGTCCGCCGAAGACCCTTACCTCTACGAAGCTCAGGTAGAGGTGTCCAACGACGAGGGCGTCGTCCTCGAGTACATTCCCCTGAAGATTGGTGTTCGTCGTTTCGGAATCGAAGACGGACTGATGAAGATAAACGGCGAGCGCATCGTCTTCTTCGGCGTTAACCGTCACGAGTTCGGGTTGCAGGGCCGCGTCATGACGCGTGAGGAAACTGAGGCCGATATGGTCGCCCTTAAGCAGGCCGGTTTGAATGCGATTCGTACCAGCCACTACCCGAACAACTCGTTCTTCTACGAGTTGGCTGATCAGTACGGCTTCTACGTTATGGATGAGATGAACCTCGAGAGCCACGGACTGTGGGACAAGGTTCGGTTCGGGGAACTTCCAGTCGAGACAGCCACACCGGGGGATAACCCGATTTGGCTGCCGTCCCTGTTTGACCGTGCCGCCAACATGTATGAGCGCGACAAGAACCACCCCAGCATCGTGATCTGGTCGTGCGGCAATGAGTCATTTGGTGGCACCGACATCTTGGCGGTGTCGAACTACTTCCGCGACGTTGACAGCCGTCCAGTGCATTACGAGGGCGTCCACTGGGATCCGCGTTACCCGGAGACCACGGACATGTACTCGCAGATGTACACGCCTGCCGCAGATGTTGAAGAGTTCTTAAAGGAGCACCGCGACAAGCCATTCATCCTTTGCGAGTACGCACATGCCATGGGCAACTCCTTTGGGGCAGTGGATCGATACATGGATCTGGCTGACCGCGATCCGCTGTACCAGGGTGGTTTCATCTGGGACTTTGCGGATCAGGCGATCCTCATGACTGACCGCTATGGCAAGCAGTACTTTGGATACGGCGGGGACAGCAGTGAGGCTCCGTACGACAACGAGTTCTGCGGTAACGGCATCTTCTTCGCTGACCATTCACCGACTCCCAGGATGCAGGAGGTCAAGTACCTGCACCAGGGGATCCGCGGCACGGTGACGCCCTCAGAAATCACCATCACGAACCGCTACAACTTCACCAACACCAACGCATTCGACTGTGTTGTCACCGTGTCGCGTGAGGGTGAAGTGGTTGAAGAGGCGGGTCTGGAAACCAGTGTCGCTCCCGGAGAGACGAAGGTTTACGAAGTCCCCGTGGCAATCCCCAACGAACCGGGCGAGTACACGGTGGACGTGTCCTTCCGACTCCGTAGCGATGAACCGTGGGCTCCCGCAGGCTTCGAGGTCGCCGCCGAAAAGGGGGTCGTCGAGGTCGAGGGCGCACCTGAGCCCATCCGTCCTCCGGCTCCGACAGTCGTGGAAGGAATCCACAACTACGGTGTTTATGGAGAGAACTTCTCCGTGTCGTTCTCAAGGTTGTACGGCGGGATCCAGTCCTACCGTTATGGCCTGACGGGCGATGGCGGGCGTGACCTGTTGAAGACGGTTCCGGTGCCGAACTTCTGGCATGCTCCGACCTCGAACGAAAGAGGATGGGGCGCACCTGCCGAGGACGGACAGTGGTTGCTTGCCTCGCGTTACGCGAAGTCCACATGGACGGAAGATAATCCGACCCTGGAAGAGCGCGATAACTTGGCGGTAGTTACCTACAGGTACGCGCTGCCAACAATCCCAGCCAGCGAGTGTGTCGTGGAGTACGCGGTGGACGGCGCCGGACACATTGATGTCACGATGACCCTGAAGCCGGGGGAGGGACTCGGTGACCTACCCGAGTTCGGGATGCTCTTCACTGCGGACGCGGATCTTTCCGAACTGAAGTGGTATGGCGAGGGTCCGGATGAAAGCTACTCGGATAGGCGCGGCGGCGCACGTCTTGGGGTGTACGAACAGAAAGTTGCCGACCAACTGACCCCGTACCTTCGTCCTCAGGAAGCCGGCAACCATACCGGAGTCCGCTGGGCTGAAGTGACGGACGAACGAGGGCGGGGCCTACGGTTCGACACCGACGCGCCAATGGACTTCTCAGCGCTGCACTGGAGTCCGTTTGAGATCGAGAATGCTGCTCACCACAACGAACTGCCACCCATCATCAACACCGTGATTCGTCCGGCTTTGGCGCGACGCGGCGTTGCTGGGGACAACACATGGGGGGCGCGTCCTCACGAGGAATACCTGATCCCGGCTGAGGAGATGGTGTTCAAGTTCGGGTTTGTCGGCCTCCTGTAG